ACCTCGGATTCAATCAACTTAGAATAGATGGTGGATGGCCTAAAGAAGGCGTAGAGGAAAAGGACTACAAAACTCTTATAATTAAAGGGGTTTCTGAAGTAACGGATATAGCAAGTAAAGAGGGGGTTTATCTTGCTCTTGATAATCATGGGGTTATCACAAATGATTATAATTTTCTACTTGAAATTTTAGACAGAGTACATTCCAGATATCTGGGAACAAACTTTGATACTATGAACTACAGATGGTATGGATATAAAGTAGAAGAACTACCTGATATTTATAAAAAGGTTGCTCCTTATGTTTTACACACACATATTAAAGATGGTACTGGCTCGAGAGAAAAATATAAAGGTGCTGTATTAGGTGAAGGAGAAATACCCCTTTTAGAGGCGATTAAAATACTAAAAGAGAATGGATATAAAGGTGTATGGTGCGTAGAATATGAAGGGGATGAAGGTGCTGACGGATATAAAAAGTGTGTGGATTGGTTAAGGAACCATCTATGAACAGAGAAAAATGGGGAAGTAAGTTAGGGGTAATACTGGCAGTTGCCG
The window above is part of the bacterium genome. Proteins encoded here:
- a CDS encoding sugar phosphate isomerase/epimerase codes for the protein MDEKIGVINYNLSNFSVEELFRWCKENVVDYVELQRKDVWPDITKKEHNISEVARLLQKYDIKISQISTGSDFLQKTENEFNKQVWMVGEMCKMVKDLGFNQLRIDGGWPKEGVEEKDYKTLIIKGVSEVTDIASKEGVYLALDNHGVITNDYNFLLEILDRVHSRYLGTNFDTMNYRWYGYKVEELPDIYKKVAPYVLHTHIKDGTGSREKYKGAVLGEGEIPLLEAIKILKENGYKGVWCVEYEGDEGADGYKKCVDWLRNHL